Proteins encoded in a region of the Flavobacterium sp. PMTSA4 genome:
- the der gene encoding ribosome biogenesis GTPase Der, with translation MNNIVAIVGRPNVGKSTFFNRLIQRREAIVDSVSGVTRDRNYGKSEWNGKEFSVIDTGGYIKGSDDIFEGEIRRQVELAIDEADAIIFVVDVEEGITPMDAEVAKLLRKVTKPILIAVNKVDNAMREKDAVEFYNLGLGEYFTIASISGSGTGELLDKLVEVLPELPEATEEENPLPRFCVVGRPNAGKSSFINALIGEDRFVVTDIAGTTRDAIDTRYNRFGFEFNLVDTAGIRRKAKVKEDLEFYSVMRSVRAIEHSDVCILIIDATRGFEGQDQSIFWLAEKNRKGVIILVNKWDLVEKDTMSTRDYERKIREQLQPFTDVPILFVSALTKQRLLKALESTVQVFENRKQRIPTSKFNDYMLKLIEAYPPPALKGKYVKIKYCMQLPTPTPQFVFFANLPQYVKEPYKRFLENKIRENWDFSGVPIDIYIREK, from the coding sequence ATGAACAATATAGTAGCCATAGTAGGAAGACCAAACGTAGGGAAATCTACTTTTTTCAACCGTTTAATTCAAAGAAGAGAAGCCATTGTTGACTCTGTTTCTGGAGTTACTCGCGATAGAAATTATGGTAAAAGTGAATGGAACGGAAAAGAATTTTCAGTTATTGATACTGGTGGTTACATCAAAGGTTCCGATGATATTTTTGAAGGCGAAATTCGTCGTCAGGTTGAATTAGCTATTGATGAAGCCGATGCTATCATTTTTGTGGTTGATGTTGAAGAAGGAATAACTCCAATGGATGCCGAAGTTGCAAAGCTTTTAAGAAAAGTAACCAAACCAATTTTAATAGCGGTAAACAAGGTTGATAATGCTATGCGCGAAAAAGACGCAGTTGAGTTTTATAACCTAGGATTAGGCGAATATTTTACAATTGCAAGTATTAGCGGCAGCGGAACAGGTGAATTGTTAGACAAATTAGTCGAAGTTTTACCTGAACTTCCTGAAGCAACAGAAGAAGAAAATCCATTACCTCGTTTTTGTGTAGTTGGTCGTCCTAATGCAGGAAAATCATCCTTCATCAATGCATTAATTGGCGAAGACAGATTTGTAGTTACAGATATTGCAGGAACAACTCGTGATGCTATTGATACTCGCTATAATCGTTTTGGTTTCGAATTCAATTTGGTTGATACTGCCGGAATCCGAAGAAAAGCTAAAGTAAAAGAAGATTTAGAGTTTTACTCAGTAATGCGTTCGGTGCGTGCTATCGAGCATTCTGATGTTTGTATACTAATCATTGATGCTACTCGTGGCTTTGAAGGTCAAGACCAAAGTATTTTCTGGTTAGCAGAAAAGAATAGAAAAGGAGTAATAATTTTAGTAAATAAATGGGATTTGGTTGAAAAAGATACCATGTCAACCCGTGATTACGAGCGTAAAATCCGCGAGCAATTACAACCATTTACTGATGTGCCAATTCTTTTCGTTTCAGCCTTAACAAAACAGCGTTTGTTAAAAGCTTTAGAATCAACAGTACAAGTTTTTGAAAACAGAAAACAACGCATTCCAACTTCTAAGTTCAACGATTACATGTTAAAACTAATAGAAGCATATCCACCGCCAGCATTAAAAGGGAAATATGTAAAAATTAAATACTGCATGCAGTTGCCAACACCAACACCACAGTTTGTGTTTTTTGCCAATCTACCACAATATGTAAAAGAACCATACAAACGTTTTCTAGAAAACAAGATTCGTGAAAATTGGGACTTTTCAGGTGTTCCAATTGATATTTATATTAGAGAAAAGTAA
- a CDS encoding LemA family protein — protein sequence MNFKKFLPWIIVIVVLFIGYNYVKGINNKAVVYEQDIKEAWGNVNTAYQRRNDLIGNLVKTVKGAADFEKSTLEAVVNARAKATSVTVDPTNITPEQLAQFNQAQGGLNSALSRLLVTVEKYPDLKASQNFLDLQRELASTENQILTARTRFNEATKPYNSHIKVFPNNLFAGLFGFKEKPYFEAVAGAEKPVDVEFDFSNDKKE from the coding sequence ATGAATTTTAAAAAATTTTTACCGTGGATAATTGTAATTGTAGTTCTTTTTATTGGATACAATTACGTAAAAGGAATCAATAACAAAGCTGTAGTATACGAACAAGACATTAAAGAAGCTTGGGGTAATGTTAACACAGCTTACCAACGCAGAAATGACCTTATTGGTAACTTAGTAAAAACCGTAAAAGGCGCAGCTGATTTTGAAAAATCTACACTTGAAGCAGTTGTAAATGCTAGAGCAAAAGCTACTTCGGTAACTGTTGACCCAACAAACATTACACCAGAACAATTAGCTCAATTTAACCAAGCTCAAGGCGGATTAAATAGTGCTTTATCAAGATTGTTAGTAACTGTAGAAAAATATCCTGATTTAAAAGCAAGTCAAAACTTTCTAGACTTACAAAGAGAATTAGCAAGCACAGAAAATCAAATTTTAACTGCAAGAACTAGGTTTAATGAAGCAACTAAACCATACAATAGTCACATTAAAGTGTTTCCAAATAATTTATTCGCAGGATTATTTGGCTTCAAAGAAAAACCATATTTCGAAGCAGTTGCTGGTGCTGAAAAACCAGTTGACGTAGAATTCGATTTCAGCAATGACAAAAAAGAATAA
- a CDS encoding KTSC domain-containing protein, giving the protein MNTKKIAEYRALLNVSKTATLKELKTIYRNSMKECHPDKFVGSDANEQAEAQSTAIIEAYHFLVSIAPETQEKVKPAYENTIKNAGILDFYMENGALYISFTDGSNFEYFGVPKNTYIKMINAESPARFARRHIYNNFLYRSASKLLAEV; this is encoded by the coding sequence ATGAACACAAAAAAAATAGCAGAGTACAGAGCTTTGCTAAATGTTTCAAAAACAGCAACATTAAAAGAGCTAAAAACAATCTACAGAAACAGTATGAAAGAATGTCATCCTGATAAATTTGTAGGTTCAGATGCTAACGAACAAGCAGAAGCACAAAGTACTGCAATCATTGAAGCTTATCATTTCTTGGTAAGTATCGCTCCCGAAACACAGGAAAAAGTAAAACCAGCTTACGAAAACACTATTAAAAACGCAGGCATTTTAGACTTCTACATGGAAAACGGTGCTTTATACATCAGCTTCACCGACGGTAGCAACTTCGAATATTTTGGAGTACCAAAAAACACCTACATCAAGATGATCAATGCAGAATCGCCAGCGCGTTTCGCAAGAAGACACATCTACAATAACTTTTTATACCGAAGCGCAAGCAAACTGCTAGCCGAAGTATAA
- a CDS encoding TolB-like translocation protein, which translates to MKKTQIITFFLAITSLINAQQEQTIEIAFPILNQYTNIRDINIATDGSEAYFTIQSPAGELSQIAYIKKTNNNWSEPQLLSCSDQYNYLEPFLSSDQKRLYFVSDRPLNKTTTEKKDFDIWYLERQNKKNPWSEPINLGSPVNTTQNEFYPTLADNNNLYFTLDSPSGLGKDDIYYSKWNGTAYETPELLNQNINSSGYEFNAFISKNEDFLIYTKYNTPDGFGSGDLYIARKDNQGQWQTPTNLGKNINTKYMEYCPFYDQANQTLYFTSKRNNITPKQFKNFKEYQQYILQSHNGLSKIYKTKTNLTE; encoded by the coding sequence ATGAAAAAAACACAAATCATCACATTCTTCTTAGCAATCACCAGCCTGATAAACGCCCAACAAGAACAAACCATCGAAATAGCCTTCCCAATCCTCAACCAATACACAAACATCCGCGATATAAACATCGCAACCGATGGTTCAGAAGCCTACTTTACCATCCAATCACCAGCCGGCGAACTATCACAAATAGCCTACATCAAAAAAACCAACAACAACTGGTCAGAACCACAACTACTAAGCTGCTCCGACCAATACAACTACCTCGAACCATTCCTATCATCCGACCAAAAACGCCTCTACTTCGTTTCAGACAGACCACTAAACAAAACCACCACCGAAAAGAAAGACTTCGACATCTGGTACCTCGAACGTCAAAACAAAAAAAACCCATGGTCCGAACCAATAAACCTCGGCAGTCCAGTAAACACCACCCAAAACGAATTCTACCCTACACTCGCCGACAACAATAACCTCTATTTCACCCTAGATTCTCCATCCGGTTTAGGAAAAGACGACATCTACTATTCAAAATGGAATGGCACAGCCTATGAAACCCCCGAACTCCTCAACCAAAACATCAATTCCTCCGGCTACGAGTTCAACGCCTTCATATCCAAAAACGAAGACTTCCTAATCTATACAAAATACAACACACCCGACGGTTTCGGCAGCGGCGACCTTTACATAGCCCGCAAAGACAACCAAGGACAATGGCAAACCCCAACCAATCTAGGCAAAAACATCAATACTAAATACATGGAATATTGCCCATTCTACGACCAAGCCAATCAAACACTCTATTTCACCAGCAAACGAAACAACATAACCCCAAAACAATTCAAAAACTTCAAAGAATACCAGCAATACATCCTCCAAAGCCACAACGGATTAAGCAAAATATACAAAACAAAAACCAACCTAACCGAGTAA
- a CDS encoding MerR family transcriptional regulator, whose product MHIELSPDKRYYSIGEVAKAFDVNASLIRFWDKEFDVLKPKKNAKGNRMFTPEDVKNLQLIYHLVKERGFTLEGAKTHLKEGKKQTLDKFDIVAKLETIKAQLTDLKKNL is encoded by the coding sequence ATGCATATAGAACTTTCACCCGATAAAAGATATTACAGCATTGGCGAAGTAGCCAAAGCTTTTGATGTAAATGCTTCCTTAATTCGTTTTTGGGACAAAGAATTTGATGTTCTCAAACCAAAGAAAAATGCTAAAGGCAACCGAATGTTTACTCCAGAAGATGTTAAAAATCTTCAATTGATTTACCATTTGGTAAAAGAACGTGGCTTTACACTTGAAGGTGCAAAAACTCATTTAAAAGAAGGTAAAAAACAAACCTTAGACAAGTTTGACATTGTTGCGAAACTAGAAACTATCAAAGCGCAACTAACTGATTTAAAAAAGAATTTATAA
- a CDS encoding TPM domain-containing protein, with amino-acid sequence MKIINTKMLFYRIILFCFVLQIQTVFAQFTIPEKPSFQTSVYDYAKLLSDSEKTQLEEKLIRYSDSTSTQIVVATIDDLKGESIDVVSTNWAQNWGIGQAKEDNGVFILVAKNDRKISIRPGYGVEDKLIAATCGQIIDYIIVPEFKAGSYYRGLDKGADAIIDVLKGKFKGTRKENKKGNFPIFPIIIVIIILIIIFAKNKNNGGNSGNRGGGLDLSDIIILSSLGRNRGGFGGSSGGGFGGGFGGSSGGGFGGGFGGGGFSGGGASGGW; translated from the coding sequence ATGAAAATTATAAATACAAAAATGCTTTTTTATCGAATTATACTTTTTTGCTTTGTACTCCAAATTCAAACTGTTTTTGCACAATTTACAATTCCTGAAAAACCAAGCTTTCAAACTTCGGTCTATGATTATGCTAAATTATTAAGCGATTCTGAAAAAACTCAACTTGAAGAAAAACTCATTAGATATTCTGATTCTACCTCAACTCAAATCGTTGTTGCCACTATTGATGATTTAAAAGGAGAAAGTATAGATGTAGTTTCAACCAATTGGGCACAGAATTGGGGAATTGGACAAGCTAAAGAAGACAATGGTGTTTTTATTCTTGTTGCAAAAAACGATAGAAAAATAAGCATTCGACCTGGTTATGGCGTTGAGGATAAATTAATTGCCGCTACTTGTGGACAAATAATAGACTATATAATTGTTCCTGAATTTAAAGCCGGAAGTTATTACAGAGGTTTAGACAAAGGAGCTGACGCTATAATTGATGTTTTAAAAGGCAAATTTAAAGGCACACGAAAAGAAAACAAAAAAGGAAATTTTCCAATTTTTCCAATCATTATTGTAATCATCATTCTGATAATAATTTTTGCTAAAAACAAAAATAATGGTGGAAACTCAGGTAATCGTGGTGGTGGTTTAGACTTATCAGATATTATTATTCTAAGTAGCTTAGGACGAAATCGAGGTGGTTTTGGTGGTTCATCTGGCGGTGGATTTGGCGGAGGTTTCGGAGGTTCTTCTGGTGGTGGTTTTGGCGGTGGTTTTGGTGGCGGCGGATTTTCTGGTGGTGGCGCAAGCGGCGGATGGTAA
- the era gene encoding GTPase Era, with the protein MHKAGFVNIIGNPNVGKSTLMNAFIGERLSIITSKAQTTRHRILGIVNGEEFQVVLSDTPGIIKPAYEMQKSMMDFVKSAFEDADVLIYMVEIGEKELKDEAFFNKIIHSKIPVLLLLNKIDKSNQEQLEEQIDLWKEKVPNAEIYPISALENFNVKEVFARILELLPESPPYYPKDALTDKPERFFVNETIREKILTNYDKEIPYAVEIETEEFLEDEKIIRIRSVIMVERDTQKGIIIGHKGAALKKVGMQAREDLEKFFGKQIHIELFVKVNKDWRNNAYQLKRFGYNQK; encoded by the coding sequence ATGCATAAAGCAGGATTTGTAAACATCATAGGAAACCCAAACGTGGGTAAATCAACATTAATGAATGCCTTCATTGGTGAACGATTATCCATTATAACTTCAAAAGCACAAACAACCCGTCACAGAATTTTAGGAATTGTTAATGGCGAGGAGTTCCAAGTAGTCCTTTCAGACACTCCAGGAATTATTAAACCAGCTTATGAAATGCAAAAATCAATGATGGATTTTGTGAAATCTGCTTTTGAAGATGCTGATGTGTTAATCTATATGGTTGAAATTGGTGAAAAAGAACTGAAAGACGAAGCATTTTTCAATAAAATCATTCACTCTAAAATTCCGGTTTTATTACTATTAAATAAAATTGACAAGTCTAACCAAGAACAACTCGAAGAGCAAATTGACCTTTGGAAAGAAAAAGTTCCTAATGCTGAAATATATCCAATATCAGCTTTAGAGAACTTTAATGTAAAAGAAGTTTTTGCCCGAATATTAGAATTATTACCAGAATCACCACCATATTATCCAAAAGACGCACTAACCGACAAACCTGAGCGTTTCTTCGTAAACGAAACCATTCGTGAAAAGATTTTAACCAACTACGACAAAGAAATTCCATACGCTGTAGAAATAGAAACAGAAGAATTCTTAGAAGATGAAAAAATCATCAGAATTCGTTCGGTTATTATGGTTGAACGCGATACCCAAAAAGGAATCATCATCGGTCATAAAGGCGCAGCACTCAAAAAAGTAGGCATGCAAGCTCGTGAAGATTTAGAGAAATTCTTCGGAAAACAAATCCACATCGAACTTTTTGTAAAAGTCAACAAAGATTGGAGAAACAACGCTTACCAACTTAAAAGATTTGGGTATAATCAAAAATAA
- a CDS encoding GIY-YIG nuclease family protein codes for MDEFVVYILYSKQFHKNYTGYTSNLIERFKSHNYYGTKGYTIKYRPWEVIHVEFFSSKAEALKREKYLKMGAGREFIKNIISNL; via the coding sequence ATGGATGAATTCGTAGTTTATATATTATACTCTAAACAATTTCACAAAAATTATACAGGCTATACTTCTAATTTAATAGAAAGGTTTAAATCTCATAATTATTATGGAACTAAAGGATACACTATAAAATATAGACCTTGGGAAGTAATTCATGTAGAATTCTTTTCTTCAAAAGCAGAAGCTTTAAAGCGAGAAAAGTATCTAAAAATGGGAGCTGGAAGAGAATTTATAAAAAATATTATATCCAATTTATGA
- a CDS encoding endonuclease/exonuclease/phosphatase family protein → MKTKLLFLLLITTTLQAQLKIISWNLEDFGNSKTDTTIIYIANTIKNYDIIAIQEVVAGYGGAQAVAKLANELNTKGAKWSYTISEPTSSSAYKTERYAFLYKTASVKLIGKPWLEKKYNLLIDREPYYATFQYNNKQVTLVNFHAITKKKQPETEIKYFKFLPDQYPTLNLVFLGDFNCPQSHTVFNPLKAMGYESAFINQKTSLKKECKNNNCLASEFDNIWYNTNKIQLKNSKAIHFYKDFPKFYQAKQISDHIPITTELYIK, encoded by the coding sequence ATGAAAACCAAACTCCTCTTTCTTCTACTAATAACAACTACACTCCAAGCCCAACTCAAAATCATATCTTGGAATCTGGAAGACTTTGGTAACTCAAAAACTGATACAACCATAATCTATATAGCAAACACTATTAAAAACTATGACATCATAGCCATACAAGAAGTCGTAGCAGGATACGGTGGAGCACAAGCAGTAGCAAAACTAGCCAACGAACTAAACACAAAAGGAGCAAAGTGGAGTTACACTATCAGCGAGCCAACCTCAAGTTCTGCATACAAAACCGAGCGTTATGCATTTCTATACAAAACAGCCTCAGTAAAACTAATCGGAAAACCATGGCTTGAAAAAAAATACAACCTACTCATTGACCGAGAACCCTATTATGCAACCTTTCAATACAACAACAAACAAGTAACATTGGTAAACTTTCATGCCATAACAAAGAAAAAACAACCTGAAACTGAAATCAAATACTTTAAATTTCTACCTGACCAATACCCAACACTAAACCTAGTATTCTTAGGCGATTTCAATTGTCCTCAATCGCACACAGTCTTTAATCCACTTAAAGCAATGGGGTACGAATCCGCTTTCATAAACCAAAAAACATCACTTAAAAAAGAATGCAAAAACAACAATTGTCTTGCCTCAGAGTTTGATAATATTTGGTACAATACCAATAAAATTCAATTAAAAAACAGCAAAGCAATCCATTTTTATAAAGACTTTCCAAAATTTTATCAAGCAAAACAAATCTCAGACCATATCCCCATAACAACAGAGCTATATATAAAGTAG
- a CDS encoding outer membrane beta-barrel protein, producing the protein MPKSFLLMLSLFCCSIVFSQNSISLKGKVIDKNSKIPLESVTVYLTSKIDSTVVDYTITNKMGFFDLKLKKTNKPLVLKISYVSYNDFKEDVSNLNSDKDFGTIELEEAIKNLDEVVVKSETPPIRIKKDTLEFNASSFKVGADANVEALLKQLPGVDISPEGKITVNGKEVNNILVNGKPFFGKDGKIATQNLPADIIDKVQVVDTKTKSEEISGEGASSEDKTINLTIQEDKNKGFFGKIMAGRGSDRRYESSLLLNYFKGERKISVLASSNNINSVGFSMNEIFDNMGGGRNTSMYYNDDGRFGINGMTFGGGNGITKSNLVGVNYQDQWFKKLDNTTSYYFSNAENENINRTQSTNLLPTGTTLTNSNSISSSISNGHNLNTDFEIKLDSTATIYVSPKFTKNLSKSRFSRDRITTDENLNELNRSNSDDYREIENSNFETEVSYSKRFKKKSRGMTVNLNFESKDQRTFNNTNSATLFADTTPDDIRQQNSFEREKQNDLRFEVRFGEPLTDSLRLSLTSEIKFNNRRESLNTFDFDAIANDYSDFNDLQSNSIRSDQFTYFPSTGLIIGKNKTNGRINFGPEFVNFKAKSDYLGVSTDLNKNYIFPKVKGYISHRIGKSKSIYANYNYEVSVPSASQLLPVENLSNPLNTIVGNENLDPTKRHSMYFGFNNYDYASRSGYYIYSGFNASKDAVVSSTVFDSNFKSITTYENVDRSFSSYFGGNWNKSFKKEKRTLRLSTGISFDYNVNQGLTNAVLFESRQLQINPRVNLTWSIDELITIAPSYRYSFSKTKYDNYVIDKADNFTHNAKIEITSYFPKKLVIGNDFGYTYNSNIAGGFRKDFYLWNTSIGYNFFNDQLLAKVKVYDLLNQNLNTRRTITPTAIIDSENTVLRRYVMFSLTYKIEKFGGKKKNDNMMFFED; encoded by the coding sequence ATGCCAAAATCATTTCTTTTGATGCTATCACTTTTTTGTTGTAGCATAGTTTTTTCTCAAAATTCTATTTCTTTAAAGGGAAAAGTAATCGACAAAAATTCTAAAATTCCTCTCGAATCAGTAACGGTTTATTTAACTTCAAAAATCGATTCTACAGTAGTAGACTATACCATTACCAACAAAATGGGTTTTTTTGATTTAAAACTTAAAAAAACGAACAAACCTTTAGTACTAAAAATTTCATATGTAAGCTACAATGATTTCAAAGAAGATGTTTCTAATTTAAATTCTGATAAAGACTTTGGTACAATAGAACTTGAGGAAGCCATCAAAAACTTAGATGAAGTTGTTGTAAAATCAGAAACACCGCCAATCCGAATAAAAAAAGACACACTCGAATTCAATGCTTCGTCGTTTAAAGTTGGCGCCGATGCTAATGTTGAAGCACTTTTAAAGCAGTTGCCAGGAGTTGATATTTCACCCGAAGGGAAAATTACGGTAAACGGTAAAGAAGTCAATAATATTTTGGTAAACGGCAAACCATTCTTTGGCAAAGACGGAAAAATTGCCACACAAAATCTTCCAGCTGATATTATTGATAAAGTTCAAGTAGTCGACACTAAAACCAAATCAGAAGAAATTTCAGGTGAAGGAGCAAGTTCCGAAGATAAAACTATAAACCTTACCATTCAGGAAGATAAAAACAAAGGTTTTTTCGGGAAAATAATGGCTGGTCGTGGTTCGGATAGACGATATGAATCTAGTTTATTGCTCAATTATTTTAAAGGCGAACGAAAGATTTCTGTCTTAGCATCATCTAATAATATTAATTCTGTTGGTTTTTCGATGAATGAAATATTTGATAATATGGGCGGAGGAAGAAACACATCCATGTACTATAACGACGATGGAAGATTTGGAATAAACGGGATGACTTTCGGCGGCGGAAACGGAATTACAAAATCCAACTTGGTTGGTGTAAATTATCAAGACCAATGGTTCAAAAAATTGGATAATACAACGAGTTATTACTTTTCGAATGCCGAAAATGAAAACATAAATAGAACACAAAGCACTAATTTATTGCCAACAGGAACAACTTTGACAAACTCAAATTCTATTAGCAGTTCGATTAGCAATGGACATAATCTAAACACTGATTTTGAAATAAAATTAGATTCTACAGCAACTATTTATGTTAGTCCGAAGTTTACTAAAAACCTTTCGAAGAGTAGATTTTCAAGAGATAGAATTACTACCGATGAAAATTTGAATGAATTAAACCGAAGTAACAGCGATGATTACAGAGAAATTGAAAATTCAAATTTTGAAACTGAAGTAAGTTATAGTAAAAGATTCAAAAAGAAATCTCGTGGAATGACTGTTAATTTAAATTTTGAATCAAAAGACCAAAGAACATTTAACAACACCAATTCGGCTACTTTGTTTGCAGATACAACACCTGATGATATTCGACAGCAAAATAGTTTTGAACGAGAAAAGCAGAATGATTTGCGGTTTGAAGTTCGTTTTGGTGAACCATTGACGGATTCATTGCGATTGAGTTTGACTTCAGAAATAAAATTCAATAACAGAAGAGAAAGCTTAAATACTTTTGATTTTGATGCTATTGCCAACGATTATAGTGATTTCAATGATTTACAATCCAATTCTATTCGTTCAGACCAGTTTACTTATTTTCCTTCAACGGGTTTAATTATTGGTAAAAACAAAACCAATGGAAGAATTAATTTTGGTCCTGAGTTTGTAAATTTCAAAGCAAAATCAGATTACTTGGGAGTTTCTACTGATTTGAATAAAAATTATATTTTTCCAAAAGTAAAAGGATACATCAGTCACCGAATTGGAAAATCAAAATCAATTTATGCCAATTATAATTATGAAGTTTCTGTTCCAAGTGCGAGTCAATTATTGCCTGTAGAAAACTTATCCAATCCATTAAACACTATTGTTGGTAACGAAAATTTAGATCCAACCAAACGTCACAGTATGTATTTTGGGTTCAATAATTATGATTATGCTTCACGTTCTGGATATTATATTTACTCTGGATTTAATGCAAGTAAAGATGCGGTTGTTTCATCTACTGTTTTTGATTCTAATTTTAAATCAATCACTACTTATGAAAATGTAGATAGGTCATTTTCCTCTTATTTTGGTGGAAATTGGAACAAATCGTTTAAAAAAGAAAAAAGAACCTTAAGATTATCAACAGGAATTAGTTTTGACTACAATGTTAATCAAGGATTAACCAATGCAGTTTTATTTGAGTCAAGACAATTACAAATTAATCCTAGAGTTAATTTAACTTGGAGTATTGATGAGTTAATTACCATTGCGCCAAGCTACAGATATTCCTTTTCAAAAACTAAATATGACAACTATGTAATTGATAAAGCCGATAATTTTACACACAATGCAAAAATTGAAATTACTTCCTATTTTCCTAAAAAGTTAGTAATAGGAAATGATTTTGGATATACTTATAATTCAAATATCGCTGGCGGTTTCAGAAAAGATTTCTATTTATGGAATACAAGTATTGGATACAACTTTTTTAATGACCAATTGCTTGCAAAAGTTAAAGTATACGATTTATTAAATCAAAACTTAAACACCAGAAGAACCATAACACCAACAGCAATCATCGATTCTGAAAACACCGTTTTAAGACGTTATGTAATGTTTTCGCTGACCTATAAAATTGAAAAATTTGGCGGAAAGAAAAAGAATGACAATATGATGTTCTTTGAAGATTAA
- a CDS encoding TPM domain-containing protein, which produces MSKVEDFLTQEEEQEIVEAIRVAEKNTSGEIRVHLEKKTSIDAFERAMEVFHILKMDETKEHNGVLIYVAVKDKTFVIYGDKGINTKVADNFWDTTRDIMVSHFKQGNFKQGLIDGILKAGEELKKFFPYQDDDTNELSNEISKG; this is translated from the coding sequence ATGTCAAAAGTAGAAGATTTTTTAACCCAAGAAGAAGAACAAGAAATTGTTGAAGCTATTCGTGTGGCTGAAAAAAATACTTCAGGTGAAATTCGTGTGCATTTAGAAAAAAAGACTTCTATAGATGCGTTTGAACGTGCTATGGAAGTTTTTCATATTTTGAAAATGGATGAAACCAAAGAGCATAATGGCGTTTTGATTTATGTAGCCGTAAAAGACAAGACATTTGTAATTTATGGTGACAAAGGAATCAATACTAAAGTGGCTGATAATTTTTGGGATACCACGCGTGATATTATGGTATCACATTTTAAACAAGGAAATTTTAAACAAGGTTTGATTGATGGCATCCTGAAAGCTGGAGAAGAATTAAAAAAATTTTTTCCTTATCAAGATGACGATACAAATGAGCTTTCTAATGAAATTTCAAAAGGATAA